From the genome of Halomonas sp. MCCC 1A13316, one region includes:
- a CDS encoding LysR substrate-binding domain-containing protein, whose protein sequence is MNRLLHAQTHAWLKVFAVSARHLSFTRAAEELHVTTGAVSQQIKQLEERLGFKLFRRLPRRLELTEEGKRLAAVVDEAYQSVGLEVKRLRSGVMSGVIRLRSVPAFLSKWLMPRLPRLQARFPDIELQVIAEDSSLSLREGEFDLAIDLNDGHYPGLAITPLIEEMIFPVCAPALMRRRPPLSRPDDLAWYPLLHDVTAWRGGHPYAEWEHYLQAIEAPPLNVRRGYTFNRHRLALEAAVAGMGVAIARQALLTDELQTGSLIAPFPQRIATGKRYGIVHTSGALDDRRVAAVHDWIVEETQRSRELAMAGLNR, encoded by the coding sequence ATGAACCGCCTGCTCCATGCCCAGACCCATGCCTGGCTGAAAGTTTTCGCCGTCAGTGCCCGCCATCTCTCCTTCACCCGCGCGGCCGAAGAGCTGCATGTCACCACCGGCGCGGTGAGCCAGCAGATCAAGCAGCTCGAGGAGCGGCTGGGTTTCAAGCTGTTTCGCCGCCTGCCGCGGCGTCTTGAGCTCACCGAAGAGGGCAAACGCCTTGCCGCCGTGGTCGACGAGGCCTACCAATCGGTCGGCCTCGAGGTGAAACGCCTGCGCAGCGGCGTGATGAGCGGCGTCATCCGCCTGCGCAGCGTACCCGCCTTCCTCAGCAAGTGGCTGATGCCACGCCTGCCGCGGCTTCAGGCTCGCTTTCCCGATATCGAACTGCAAGTCATCGCCGAGGACAGCAGCCTGTCGCTGCGCGAGGGTGAGTTCGACCTGGCGATCGACCTCAATGACGGTCATTACCCGGGGCTTGCCATCACCCCGCTGATCGAAGAGATGATCTTTCCCGTCTGCGCCCCCGCCCTGATGCGGCGCCGGCCGCCGCTGTCGCGACCCGATGACCTGGCCTGGTATCCACTGCTGCATGACGTCACCGCCTGGCGAGGGGGGCACCCATATGCCGAGTGGGAACACTACCTGCAAGCCATCGAGGCACCACCGCTCAACGTTCGCCGCGGCTACACCTTCAACCGTCACCGCCTGGCACTGGAAGCGGCGGTCGCGGGCATGGGGGTCGCCATTGCACGCCAGGCGCTACTGACCGACGAACTACAGACCGGCAGCCTGATAGCGCCCTTCCCCCAACGCATAGCGACCGGCAAGCGCTACGGCATCGTGCATACCAGCGGGGCGCTTGACGACCGCCGAGTCGCCGCAGTGCATGACTGGATCGTGGAGGAGACGCAGCGCAGCCGGGAACTGGCCATGGCAGGTCTCAACCGATGA
- a CDS encoding L-serine ammonia-lyase gives MAISVFDLFKIGIGPSSSHTVGPMRAAYDFVQALREQDLLERVARIEVKLYGSLCATGKGHGTDRAVIMGLMGERPDRIDPAVVTPCIEELLEANTLMFDGRLAIPFLWARDMQWYEECLPYHPNAMTLVAHGHGEELWRNTYYSVGGGFVIDEGQAERGELDQDHTLLPYDFNSAAELMALCRMHDMRISELMLENEKAWRSEAEIRDGLWQIWQAMRACVDTGLEQEGVLPGGLNVKRRAASLHRRLQAAGNDQSLIATTFGAMDWVNVFALAVNEENAAGGRMVTAPTNGAAGIIPAVLHYYMKFQSGACERDVVDFLLAAGAVGILCKKNASISGAEVGCQGEVGSACAMAAAGLAEVMGGSVGQVENAAEIGLEHNLGLTCDPVGGLVQVPCIERNAIASVKAINAAQMALRGDGEHFISLDKAIRTMRDTGRDMQDKYKETSRGGLAVNAIEC, from the coding sequence ATGGCAATCAGCGTATTCGACCTGTTCAAGATCGGCATTGGCCCATCCAGTTCCCATACCGTGGGTCCGATGCGCGCAGCCTATGACTTCGTGCAGGCGTTGCGCGAACAGGACCTGCTCGAAAGGGTGGCTCGCATCGAGGTGAAACTGTACGGCTCGCTTTGTGCCACCGGCAAGGGGCACGGTACCGATCGCGCCGTGATCATGGGATTGATGGGGGAGCGCCCCGACCGGATCGATCCTGCCGTTGTCACGCCCTGCATCGAAGAGTTGCTCGAAGCGAACACGCTGATGTTTGACGGTCGGCTGGCGATTCCCTTCCTGTGGGCGCGCGATATGCAGTGGTACGAGGAGTGCCTGCCTTACCATCCCAATGCCATGACGCTGGTCGCTCATGGCCACGGCGAAGAGTTGTGGCGCAATACCTATTATTCGGTGGGCGGAGGCTTCGTCATCGACGAGGGCCAGGCCGAGCGCGGCGAGTTGGATCAGGACCATACTCTGTTGCCCTATGACTTCAACTCGGCTGCCGAGCTGATGGCCCTGTGCCGCATGCATGACATGCGCATCAGTGAACTGATGCTGGAAAATGAGAAAGCGTGGCGCAGCGAAGCCGAGATTCGCGATGGCCTATGGCAGATCTGGCAGGCCATGCGCGCCTGTGTCGATACCGGTCTGGAGCAGGAAGGCGTGTTGCCCGGTGGGCTGAACGTCAAGCGGCGTGCCGCTTCACTGCATCGTCGCCTGCAGGCGGCAGGCAACGACCAGAGCCTGATCGCGACGACCTTCGGCGCGATGGACTGGGTCAATGTCTTTGCCCTCGCGGTAAACGAGGAAAATGCCGCCGGGGGGCGCATGGTCACTGCACCGACCAACGGCGCGGCCGGTATCATTCCCGCAGTGCTGCACTACTACATGAAGTTTCAGTCCGGTGCCTGCGAGCGCGACGTGGTGGACTTCCTGCTGGCCGCCGGAGCGGTGGGTATTCTGTGCAAGAAGAACGCCTCCATTTCCGGCGCCGAGGTCGGCTGTCAGGGCGAGGTGGGTTCGGCCTGTGCCATGGCAGCAGCGGGGCTTGCTGAAGTCATGGGAGGCAGCGTCGGTCAGGTGGAGAATGCTGCCGAAATTGGCCTGGAGCACAACCTCGGGTTGACCTGCGACCCGGTAGGCGGCCTGGTGCAGGTGCCGTGCATCGAGCGCAATGCCATCGCCTCGGTCAAGGCGATCAACGCCGCCCAGATGGCACTGCGTGGCGATGGCGAGCACTTCATCTCGCTCGACAAGGCGATTCGCACCATGCGCGACACCGGGCGCGACATGCAGGACAAGTACAAGGAGACGTCTCGTGGCGGGCTTGCCGTGAACGCCATCGAGTGTTGA
- a CDS encoding ABC transporter ATP-binding protein: MTQEFILETRGLTKQFRGFTAVDDVNLQVREGHIHALIGPNGAGKTTVFNLLTKFLPPTRGEILYRGKAITGMKANGIARMGMVRSFQISAVFAHMTALENVRVALQRPIGTSFHFWKSERTLDHLNERAIELLDEVGLREYADVLTVEMPYGRKRALEVATTLAMNPTLMLLDEPTQGMGAEDVDRIVELIRRVAKGRTVLMVEHNLSVVSRLCDRITVLARGAVLAEGDYETVSADPQVREAYMGSEAEETSA, encoded by the coding sequence ATGACCCAGGAGTTCATCCTCGAAACTCGCGGGCTGACCAAGCAGTTCCGTGGCTTCACGGCGGTGGACGACGTCAACCTGCAAGTCCGTGAGGGGCATATCCACGCCTTGATCGGACCCAATGGTGCCGGCAAGACGACCGTCTTCAACCTCCTCACCAAGTTCCTGCCACCGACGCGGGGCGAGATTCTCTACCGCGGCAAGGCGATCACCGGCATGAAGGCCAACGGGATTGCTCGCATGGGTATGGTGCGTTCGTTCCAGATCTCCGCCGTATTCGCTCATATGACCGCATTGGAGAACGTGCGCGTGGCGCTGCAGCGGCCAATCGGTACCTCGTTTCACTTCTGGAAATCCGAGCGCACCCTGGATCACCTCAATGAGCGTGCCATCGAGCTGCTCGACGAAGTCGGCCTGCGTGAATACGCCGACGTGCTGACCGTGGAGATGCCTTATGGTCGCAAGCGTGCGCTGGAGGTTGCTACCACCCTGGCGATGAATCCGACCTTGATGCTGCTCGACGAGCCGACCCAAGGCATGGGGGCGGAGGATGTCGATCGCATCGTCGAGCTGATTCGTCGTGTGGCCAAGGGACGTACGGTGCTGATGGTCGAACACAACCTCAGCGTGGTGAGCCGCTTGTGCGACCGGATTACCGTACTGGCCCGCGGTGCCGTGCTGGCGGAAGGGGATTATGAAACGGTTTCCGCCGACCCGCAGGTGCGGGAGGCATACATGGGCAGTGAGGCAGAGGAGACCAGCGCATGA
- a CDS encoding ABC transporter ATP-binding protein, producing the protein MSQVVEQPTRSEYRDHDGAEMLRIRNLHAFYGESHILHGVDMEVRRGELVTLLGRNGAGRSTTLKSIMSMVGRRTGSIMINGTETIGIKPHRIPRLGIGYCPEERGIFASLDVEENLLLPPTVRSGGMSIDEIYEMFPNLYERRRSPGTRLSGGEQQMLAMARILRTGARMLLLDEITEGLAPVIVQKLAEVLVKLRDRGMTIVLVEQNFRFAAPLADRHYVMEHGRIIEEISAAELSSKRDHLNSLLGV; encoded by the coding sequence ATGAGCCAGGTCGTCGAACAACCGACGCGTAGCGAATACCGTGACCACGACGGTGCCGAGATGCTGCGCATCCGCAACCTGCATGCCTTCTATGGCGAATCGCACATCCTTCATGGTGTCGACATGGAGGTGCGTCGCGGTGAGCTGGTCACCTTGCTGGGCCGCAACGGCGCGGGTCGCAGTACCACGCTGAAGTCGATCATGAGCATGGTCGGCAGGCGCACCGGCTCGATCATGATCAACGGGACGGAAACCATCGGCATCAAGCCGCATCGCATCCCGCGGTTGGGTATCGGTTACTGCCCCGAGGAACGCGGCATCTTCGCCAGTCTCGACGTGGAGGAGAATCTCTTGCTGCCGCCCACGGTGCGCTCGGGTGGCATGTCGATCGACGAGATCTACGAGATGTTTCCCAACCTCTACGAGCGACGTCGTAGCCCGGGTACTCGCCTTTCGGGCGGCGAGCAGCAGATGCTCGCAATGGCGCGCATCCTGCGCACCGGTGCCCGTATGCTGCTGCTTGACGAAATTACCGAAGGGCTGGCCCCGGTCATCGTGCAAAAGCTCGCCGAGGTGCTGGTCAAGCTGCGCGACCGCGGCATGACCATTGTGTTGGTGGAGCAGAATTTCCGCTTCGCCGCACCGTTGGCGGATCGGCACTACGTCATGGAGCACGGCCGTATCATCGAGGAGATAAGTGCGGCCGAGCTGTCATCGAAGCGTGATCACCTCAACAGCCTGCTAGGAGTCTAG
- a CDS encoding ABC transporter substrate-binding protein, with amino-acid sequence MTFNKKTLASSIAIAASMMAATAQAEISDGEVRIGYLADMSGTYRDLAGPGGLEALNMAIEDFGGSVDGAPIEVFSADDRNSADVGANTVREWVDQRNVDLVAGMVASSVTIAVTNVLEANDKLGIVSGSAASSITNEHCTPNHIHWVYDTYPLANGTARAVVEQGGDTWFMLTADYAFGHALEGDVTKVVEENGGEVIGGVHHPFPTDDFSSYILQAQGSGAKIIGLANAGADTVNAINTASQFGVVEAGQQLAGLLVFLNDVYAMGLETTQGLLLTTGWYWNMDDESREWAERYYERVGRMPTMVQAGIYSSTMHYLQAVEATGSDDTQTVREYMMKQPIHDFFARNGRIREDGRMVHDMYLARVKSPEESTHEWDLYEILTSIPAEEAYRPLSESQCDLVQN; translated from the coding sequence ATGACCTTCAACAAGAAGACCCTCGCCAGCAGCATTGCCATTGCCGCCTCGATGATGGCCGCAACTGCCCAAGCCGAGATCAGCGACGGAGAAGTGCGCATCGGCTACCTCGCCGACATGTCCGGCACCTACCGTGATTTGGCCGGTCCGGGCGGTCTGGAGGCGCTGAACATGGCAATCGAGGACTTCGGCGGTAGCGTCGACGGTGCGCCGATCGAGGTGTTCAGCGCCGACGACCGCAACAGCGCCGACGTCGGCGCCAACACTGTGCGCGAATGGGTCGACCAGCGCAACGTCGACCTGGTGGCAGGCATGGTCGCATCCTCGGTGACCATTGCCGTTACCAATGTGCTGGAAGCCAACGACAAGCTGGGCATCGTTTCCGGCTCGGCGGCGTCGAGCATCACCAACGAGCACTGCACCCCGAATCACATTCACTGGGTCTACGACACCTATCCGCTCGCCAACGGTACCGCGCGTGCCGTCGTCGAGCAGGGTGGCGACACCTGGTTCATGCTCACTGCCGACTACGCCTTCGGCCATGCCCTTGAAGGCGACGTAACCAAAGTGGTTGAAGAGAACGGCGGCGAGGTCATCGGCGGTGTGCACCATCCGTTCCCGACCGACGACTTCTCCTCCTACATCCTCCAGGCCCAGGGCTCCGGCGCCAAGATCATTGGTTTGGCCAATGCGGGAGCCGACACCGTCAACGCCATCAATACCGCCAGTCAGTTCGGCGTGGTCGAGGCCGGTCAGCAGCTCGCCGGTCTGCTGGTATTTCTCAACGACGTCTATGCCATGGGGCTCGAGACGACCCAGGGACTGCTGCTGACCACCGGCTGGTACTGGAACATGGACGATGAGTCACGCGAGTGGGCCGAGCGCTACTACGAGCGCGTAGGGAGAATGCCGACCATGGTCCAGGCCGGTATCTACTCCAGCACCATGCACTACCTCCAGGCCGTCGAGGCTACCGGCAGCGACGATACCCAGACGGTGCGCGAGTACATGATGAAGCAGCCGATACACGACTTCTTCGCCCGCAACGGCCGCATTCGCGAGGACGGCCGCATGGTGCACGACATGTACCTGGCCCGCGTGAAGTCGCCGGAGGAGTCCACTCACGAGTGGGATCTCTATGAAATCCTTACCTCCATTCCCGCCGAAGAGGCCTACCGTCCGCTTTCAGAGAGCCAGTGCGACCTGGTACAGAACTGA
- a CDS encoding branched-chain amino acid ABC transporter permease — translation MTMIFGVPLAVFMGQLLLGLINGAFYALLSLGLAVIFGLLKIVNFAHGAMYMLGAFTTLLGMQYLGINYWAALLLTPLVVGLGGMLVERVLLRRIAHLDHLYGLLLTFGLALIFEGSLVNFFGVSGARYPTPEALQGGYQTGFMFLPKYRAWVLLAAVVICFGTWFIIERTRLGAYLRAGTENPSLMQAFGVNVPLLVTLTYGFGVALAAFAGVLAAPLYPVSPTMGSNLLIVVFAVVVIGGMGSILGAIVTGLAMGLIEGLTKVYYPEAANTVIFLVMILVLLIRPTGLFGKEA, via the coding sequence ATGACGATGATATTCGGGGTGCCGTTGGCGGTGTTCATGGGCCAACTGCTGCTGGGCCTTATCAACGGCGCCTTCTACGCCCTGTTGAGCCTGGGCCTGGCAGTGATCTTTGGCCTGCTGAAGATCGTCAACTTCGCCCACGGTGCCATGTATATGCTGGGTGCGTTCACCACCCTGCTGGGGATGCAATACCTGGGTATCAACTATTGGGCCGCCCTGCTGCTGACACCGCTGGTGGTGGGGCTGGGCGGTATGCTGGTCGAGCGTGTGTTGCTGCGCCGAATCGCGCACCTCGATCATCTCTATGGGCTGCTGCTGACCTTTGGCCTGGCGCTGATCTTCGAAGGTTCACTGGTCAACTTCTTCGGTGTTTCCGGGGCGCGTTACCCAACCCCCGAGGCGCTTCAGGGCGGCTACCAGACCGGTTTCATGTTCCTGCCCAAGTACCGTGCCTGGGTGCTGCTGGCAGCTGTTGTCATCTGCTTTGGCACTTGGTTCATCATCGAGCGAACACGCCTCGGGGCCTATTTGCGGGCCGGCACCGAGAACCCGTCGTTGATGCAGGCCTTCGGCGTCAATGTGCCGCTGCTGGTGACGCTTACCTACGGCTTCGGCGTGGCACTTGCAGCCTTCGCCGGGGTACTTGCCGCACCGCTCTATCCCGTGTCGCCGACCATGGGCTCCAACCTGCTGATCGTAGTCTTCGCCGTGGTGGTCATCGGGGGGATGGGATCCATCCTGGGCGCCATCGTCACTGGCCTGGCCATGGGGCTGATCGAGGGTTTGACCAAGGTGTACTACCCCGAGGCGGCCAACACCGTAATTTTCCTGGTGATGATTCTGGTGCTGCTAATCAGACCCACCGGACTCTTCGGCAAGGAGGCATGA
- a CDS encoding branched-chain amino acid ABC transporter permease encodes MATTQTVTPSIKRERRANLRRNAFYLVLIAIGLVAPFFAYPVFLMKVLCFALFACAFNLLLGYAGLLSFGHAAFLATGGYVTGYLLSSYPALTPEVGILAGTAAAVVLGAIFGALSIRRQGIYFAMVTLALAQLVFFFYIQAPFTGGEDGLHGVPRGELLGFISLSNSLAMYYFVFAVFLFGFALIQRTVHSPFGQVLKAIRENEPRAVSLGYNVDAYKLVAFILSAGLAGLAGSTKTLVFQLASLTDAHWHMSGEVILMTLLGGVGTLFGPMVGAGLVVSLQHLLAQSPLGNWVGPILGAIFVLCVLSFRSGIVGEAVKMYRKNFK; translated from the coding sequence ATGGCCACGACTCAGACCGTGACCCCATCCATCAAGCGAGAGCGTCGCGCCAACCTGCGTCGCAATGCCTTCTATCTGGTGCTGATCGCGATCGGCCTGGTGGCGCCTTTCTTCGCCTATCCAGTGTTCCTGATGAAGGTGTTGTGCTTCGCCCTGTTCGCCTGCGCCTTCAACCTATTGCTGGGCTATGCCGGCCTGCTCTCATTCGGCCATGCGGCGTTCCTGGCTACCGGTGGCTACGTGACAGGCTACCTGCTGTCGAGCTATCCGGCGCTGACCCCGGAAGTGGGCATACTGGCAGGTACGGCCGCCGCCGTGGTGTTAGGGGCCATCTTCGGTGCCTTGTCGATCCGACGGCAGGGCATCTACTTCGCTATGGTCACCCTGGCCTTGGCACAGTTGGTGTTCTTCTTCTACATACAGGCGCCCTTTACCGGCGGCGAAGATGGCCTGCATGGCGTGCCGCGCGGCGAACTGCTTGGCTTTATCAGCCTGAGCAATAGCCTGGCAATGTATTACTTCGTCTTTGCGGTCTTCCTGTTCGGCTTTGCCCTGATCCAGCGTACCGTGCACTCGCCGTTCGGCCAGGTACTCAAGGCGATCCGCGAGAACGAGCCGCGTGCCGTTTCGCTCGGCTACAACGTCGATGCCTACAAGCTGGTGGCGTTCATCCTCTCTGCGGGCCTGGCCGGCCTGGCCGGCTCCACCAAGACGCTGGTGTTCCAGCTCGCCTCGCTGACCGATGCCCATTGGCACATGTCAGGCGAGGTGATCCTGATGACGCTGCTCGGCGGCGTTGGCACGCTGTTCGGTCCGATGGTAGGGGCAGGGCTGGTAGTCAGCCTGCAGCACTTGCTTGCGCAGTCGCCACTGGGCAACTGGGTGGGGCCGATCCTGGGCGCCATTTTCGTTCTCTGCGTGCTCAGCTTCCGCAGCGGCATCGTGGGCGAGGCAGTGAAGATGTATCGCAAGAACTTTAAGTAA
- a CDS encoding LysR family transcriptional regulator, producing MAHWDGIEAFVEVVRLGTFAAAARQLQVSNSHISRQVAQLEQELGLPLLYRTTRQIHLTDAGERYYARCRELLDGFREAENALQSLQELPHGVLRLSCATTFGERFLAPLVNDFLRLHPQLEMRLHLTNRQVNVIDEGYDVVIRMGTLQDSTLVARRLCERHEYVVASPAYFQGISQPHSVAELMHHRCLIGTRDHWRFDIEGLHRDIRVQGPWQANSGLALLDAALKGLGLAQLPDYYVMPYLASGELIEVLSSFQCRDAGVWAVMPRHRQHAAKVRQFVDYLVEHLPASLEQACSLTRE from the coding sequence ATGGCTCACTGGGATGGCATCGAGGCTTTCGTGGAAGTCGTCCGTCTTGGCACTTTCGCCGCAGCGGCACGACAACTTCAAGTTTCCAATTCACATATCAGTCGACAGGTGGCCCAGCTCGAGCAAGAGCTTGGCTTGCCCCTGCTTTACCGCACCACACGTCAAATTCACCTTACCGATGCCGGCGAACGCTACTATGCGCGCTGCCGCGAACTGCTCGACGGCTTTCGCGAAGCCGAAAACGCCTTGCAGAGCCTGCAGGAGTTGCCCCACGGCGTACTTCGCCTCAGCTGTGCCACTACCTTCGGCGAGCGTTTCCTCGCCCCCCTGGTGAATGACTTCCTGCGCCTGCACCCTCAGCTCGAGATGCGCCTTCACCTGACCAACCGTCAGGTGAACGTGATCGACGAAGGCTACGACGTGGTCATTCGCATGGGTACGCTGCAGGACTCAACGCTGGTGGCGCGCCGCCTGTGCGAGCGGCACGAATACGTCGTCGCGTCCCCCGCTTACTTCCAGGGCATCTCGCAGCCGCACTCGGTAGCGGAACTCATGCATCACCGCTGCCTGATCGGTACCCGCGACCACTGGCGCTTCGACATCGAGGGATTGCACCGCGATATTCGCGTGCAAGGACCCTGGCAGGCCAATTCGGGGCTCGCGCTGCTGGATGCGGCGCTCAAGGGGCTGGGGTTGGCGCAACTGCCCGACTATTACGTCATGCCTTATCTTGCCAGCGGCGAGCTGATCGAAGTGCTCTCCAGCTTTCAGTGCCGCGATGCGGGAGTGTGGGCGGTCATGCCAAGGCATCGCCAGCATGCCGCCAAGGTGCGCCAGTTCGTCGATTACCTGGTCGAGCATCTACCCGCCAGCCTGGAGCAAGCCTGCTCGTTGACGAGGGAATAA
- a CDS encoding S-(hydroxymethyl)glutathione dehydrogenase/class III alcohol dehydrogenase: MKSRAAVALEAGKPLELTEIDVQDPKAGEVLVRIAATSVCHTDAFTLSGADPEGLFPSVLGHEGAGIVEAVGEGVTSLQPGDHVIPLYTAECGKCKFCRSGKTNLCQAVRATQGQGLMPDGTSRFSLDGQMLHHYMGCSTFSEYTVLPEVSLAKVSKEAPLEKICLLGCGVTTGIGAVLNTAKVEPGSTVAVFGLGAIGLAVIQGAQMAKASRIIAIDVNPDKFELARQFGATDFVNPKEHSDPIQQVIVDLTDGGVDYSFECIGNVNVMRSALECCHKGWGESVIIGVAGAGEEISTRPFQLVTGRVWRGSAFGGVKGRSELPGYVQRYMDGELKIDEFITHEMPFEKINEAFELLHEGKSIRTVLRF, encoded by the coding sequence ATGAAGTCGCGTGCCGCTGTTGCTCTCGAAGCAGGCAAGCCCCTCGAGCTCACCGAAATCGATGTCCAGGATCCCAAGGCCGGTGAAGTGCTGGTACGCATCGCCGCGACCAGCGTCTGTCACACCGATGCCTTCACTCTCTCCGGCGCCGACCCGGAGGGGCTGTTTCCTTCCGTGCTCGGCCACGAGGGCGCCGGCATCGTCGAGGCTGTGGGCGAAGGGGTCACCAGCCTCCAGCCCGGCGACCATGTCATCCCGCTCTATACCGCCGAGTGCGGCAAGTGCAAGTTCTGCCGATCGGGCAAGACCAACCTGTGCCAGGCGGTGCGCGCCACCCAGGGCCAGGGGCTGATGCCCGACGGCACCTCGCGCTTCTCGCTCGACGGCCAGATGCTGCACCACTACATGGGCTGCTCCACCTTCAGCGAGTACACCGTGCTGCCCGAAGTCTCGCTGGCCAAGGTCTCCAAGGAAGCACCGCTGGAAAAGATCTGCCTGCTCGGCTGCGGCGTGACCACCGGCATCGGCGCGGTGCTCAACACCGCCAAGGTCGAGCCGGGCTCCACCGTCGCCGTGTTCGGCCTGGGCGCCATCGGCCTGGCGGTGATTCAGGGCGCGCAGATGGCCAAGGCCAGCCGCATCATCGCCATCGACGTCAATCCCGACAAGTTCGAGCTGGCGCGCCAGTTCGGCGCCACCGACTTCGTCAATCCCAAGGAGCACTCGGACCCGATCCAGCAGGTAATCGTCGACCTGACCGACGGCGGGGTCGACTACTCCTTCGAGTGCATCGGCAACGTAAACGTGATGCGCTCGGCGCTGGAGTGCTGCCACAAGGGCTGGGGCGAGTCGGTGATCATCGGCGTGGCCGGGGCCGGCGAGGAGATATCGACGCGGCCGTTCCAGCTGGTCACCGGCCGGGTGTGGCGCGGCTCGGCATTCGGCGGGGTGAAGGGGCGCAGCGAGCTGCCCGGCTACGTGCAGCGCTACATGGACGGCGAGCTCAAGATCGACGAGTTCATCACCCACGAGATGCCGTTCGAGAAGATCAACGAGGCGTTCGAGCTGCTGCATGAAGGCAAGAGCATTCGTACCGTGCTTCGCTTTTGA
- the fghA gene encoding S-formylglutathione hydrolase, with product MTMTENLEPVSSNKSFGGWHKRYRHRSRALDCEMEFAIYLPPQAETERVPLLWWLSGLTCTDENFMQKAGAHRVAAELGIAIVCPDTSPRGTDLPGEHDSYDFGSGAGFYVNATQEPWKQHYRMYDYVAEELPSVVRQHFPVNGREAISGHSMGGHGALTLALRRPGHYRSVSAFSPIVNPTQCPWGRKAFREYLGDDPGSWTQYDACELVAKGASSQHLFIDQGEADQFLEEQLKPERLEAVCEEHDHPLTLRRQPGYDHSYFFIATFIEDHLRYHAEHLHKR from the coding sequence ATGACCATGACCGAGAATCTCGAGCCGGTATCGAGCAACAAGAGCTTCGGCGGCTGGCACAAGCGCTACCGGCATCGTTCGCGGGCGCTGGATTGCGAGATGGAGTTCGCCATCTATCTGCCACCTCAGGCCGAGACCGAGCGCGTACCGCTTCTGTGGTGGCTGTCGGGGCTGACCTGCACCGACGAGAACTTCATGCAGAAGGCGGGGGCGCATCGTGTGGCGGCTGAGCTCGGCATTGCCATCGTCTGTCCCGATACCAGCCCGCGAGGTACTGATCTCCCGGGCGAGCACGATAGCTATGACTTCGGTTCGGGGGCGGGTTTCTATGTCAATGCCACCCAGGAGCCCTGGAAACAGCACTATCGGATGTACGACTACGTGGCCGAGGAACTGCCCTCGGTGGTGCGCCAGCATTTTCCGGTCAATGGCCGGGAAGCGATCAGCGGCCACTCGATGGGGGGACACGGTGCGCTCACCCTGGCGCTGCGCCGCCCGGGGCATTACCGCTCGGTGTCGGCTTTCTCACCCATCGTCAATCCCACCCAGTGCCCTTGGGGCCGCAAGGCCTTCCGCGAATACCTGGGCGACGATCCCGGTTCCTGGACACAGTACGATGCCTGCGAGTTGGTGGCCAAAGGCGCCTCGAGCCAGCATCTCTTCATCGACCAGGGAGAGGCGGACCAGTTCCTGGAGGAGCAACTCAAGCCAGAGCGCCTCGAGGCGGTGTGCGAAGAACACGATCACCCCCTGACGCTGCGTCGTCAGCCGGGGTATGATCATAGCTATTTCTTCATCGCCACCTTCATCGAGGATCACCTGCGTTACCATGCCGAGCATCTCCACAAGCGCTGA
- the mtgA gene encoding monofunctional biosynthetic peptidoglycan transglycosylase: protein MIRDLLYRALRWAALVGAAFVVLSIIMVILLRFVPVYGSMVMLERKVEAWAAGESLPIRHQWRPWEELSGHAKLAVIAAEDQRFAVHHGFDVDEMRRAWEASRNGERLRGASTISQQTAKNLFLWTGRNWVRKGVEAWFTVLIEALWPKQRILEVYLNIVEWDHGVFGLEAAGQHYFGVSADRLSEVQASRLAAILPNPRAWDASRPGPHVASRSQWIRQQMRNLGGASYLEQLSSD, encoded by the coding sequence ATGATCCGGGACTTGTTGTATCGCGCGCTACGTTGGGCGGCCCTTGTCGGGGCCGCCTTCGTCGTACTGTCCATTATCATGGTGATCTTGCTGCGCTTTGTGCCCGTATACGGCTCCATGGTAATGCTCGAACGCAAGGTCGAGGCGTGGGCGGCCGGTGAATCTCTGCCCATCCGGCATCAGTGGCGCCCTTGGGAGGAGCTCTCCGGCCATGCCAAGCTCGCGGTGATCGCCGCCGAGGATCAGCGCTTTGCCGTTCACCATGGGTTCGATGTGGACGAGATGCGCCGGGCCTGGGAGGCGAGCCGCAACGGGGAGCGCCTGCGTGGGGCCAGCACCATCAGTCAGCAGACCGCCAAGAACCTGTTCCTGTGGACGGGACGCAACTGGGTGCGCAAGGGAGTCGAAGCCTGGTTCACCGTGCTGATCGAGGCGCTGTGGCCGAAGCAGCGTATCCTCGAGGTCTATCTCAATATCGTCGAGTGGGACCATGGTGTGTTCGGCCTGGAGGCTGCCGGCCAGCACTACTTCGGGGTTTCCGCCGATCGCTTGAGCGAGGTGCAAGCCAGCCGCCTGGCGGCGATCTTGCCCAATCCCAGGGCCTGGGACGCCAGCCGGCCTGGGCCACACGTGGCAAGCCGCAGCCAATGGATTCGCCAGCAGATGCGTAACCTCGGTGGGGCAAGCTATCTCGAACAGCTGTCGAGTGATTGA